From Pan paniscus chromosome 9, NHGRI_mPanPan1-v2.0_pri, whole genome shotgun sequence, the proteins below share one genomic window:
- the LOC100981207 gene encoding olfactory receptor 51B6, with protein MGLNKSASTFQLTGFPGMEKAHHWIFIPLLAAYISILLGNGTLLFLIRNDHNLHEPMYYFLAMLAATDLGVTLTTMPTVLGVLWLDHREIGHGACFSQAYFIHTLSVMESGVLLAMAYDRFIAIRNPLRYTSILTNTQVMKIGVGVLTRAGLSIMPIVVRLHWFPYCQSHVLSHAFCLHQDVIKLACADITFNCLYPVVVLFAMVLLDFLVIFFSYISILKTVIGIGSGEERAKALNTCVSHICCILVFYVTVVCLTFIHRFGKHVPHVIHITMSYLHFLFPPFMNPFIYSIKTKQIQSGILRLFSLPHSRA; from the coding sequence ATGGGGCTCAATAAGTCTGCTTCCACCTTCCAGCTTACTGGCTTCCCAGGCATGGAGAAGGCACATCACTGGATATTCATCCCATTATTGGCAGCCTACATCTCCATACTTCTTGGCAATGGCACTCTTCTCTTTCTCATCAGGAATGATCATAACCTCCATGAGCCCATGTACTATTTCTTAGCTATGTTGGCAGCTACAGACCTCGGAGTGACATTGACCACAATGCCCACAGTGCTAGGTGTTCTGTGGTTAGATCACAGGGAGATTGGCCATGGAGCCTGCTTCTCTCAGGCCTATTTTATCCATACTCTTTCTGTCATGGAGTCAGGTGTCTTGCTTGCCATGGCTTATGACCGTTTCATTGCCATCCGCAACCCCTTAAGATATACCTCTATCCTGACCAACACCCAGGTAATGAAGATTGGTGTGGGGGTATTGACAAGGGCTGGTCTGTCCATTATGCCAATAGTTGTTCGCCTACACTGGTTTCCCTATTGTCAATCCCATGTACTCTCCCATGCTTTCTGTCTACACCAAGATGTCATCAAGCTAGCCTGTGCTGACATCACCTTCAACTGTCTCTATCCAGTTGTAGTTTTATTTGCAATGGTCTTGTTGGACTTTCTTGTCATCTTTTTCTCCTACATTTCAATTCTCAAGACTGTCATAGGCATTGGTTCTGGAGAAGAAAGGGCCAAGGCCCTCAACACATGTGTCTCTCATATCTGCTGCATCCTGGTCTTCTATGTCACTGTAGTTTGCCTGACATTTATTCATAGGTTTGGAAAGCATGTTCCTCATGTCATTCACATCACAATGAGCTACCTCCACTTCCTTTTCCCACCTTTTATGAACCCATTTATCTATAGCATTAAAACTAAGCAGATTCAGAGTGGCATACTTCGCTTATTCTCTCTGCCTCACTCTAGAGCATGA